A single Coregonus clupeaformis isolate EN_2021a chromosome 39, ASM2061545v1, whole genome shotgun sequence DNA region contains:
- the LOC121554481 gene encoding formin-like protein 6 isoform X1, translating to MSKLQLFHVFLNERLTEAAVEIFWAVEKTFVEYQEENGRLRRLLRITPEIKLCRIGSLQRSLSVSEEVSCMKSECDQKDPRQEAILAECPTLSPLKTSKLQSLHVFLNERLTAAAVEIFGAVEKTVVEYQEENDRLRRLLRITPEIKLCRIDSMQLSVSEEEVPPEQQHCEQEWSPSLGQEDPELIQMKEELRTSQEEEQLQGLFDTKDFKFIPSGVKSEWDQKDPLWSLTLPQTQTVENRESDSKPVDLKPFGTVTHLKGLDIPCDPPDNQNNASSHSSAISSDPVELDSSPPLDPSPPLDPSPPLDPNPPLDPNPPLDPSLPLDPSPPLDPSPPLDPSPPLDPSPPLDPSPPLKKHCSKPSTTSRKTHRCHNCGDTFALIADLQWHVTLAKNRPSECRYNSTKTLHLHL from the exons atgtctaaactacagttgttTCATGTGTTTTTAAATGAGCGTTTAACGGAGGCTGCTGTGGAGATTTTCTGGGCAGTTGAGAAAACTTTTGTGGAGTACCAGGAAGAGAATGGTCGGCTACGGAGACTGCTGCGGATCACACCGGAGATAAAACTGTGTCGAATAG gcTCCTtgcagcgctctctctctgtctctgaagaGGTTTCCTGTATGAAAAGTGAATGTGATCAGAAGGACCCACGTCAAGAAGCCATACTAGCTGAATGCCCAACTCTCAGTCCACTGAAAACGTCTAAACTACAGTCGTTGCATGTGTTTTTAAATGAGCGTTTAACTGCGGCTGCTGTGGAGATTTTTGGTGCGGTTGAGAAAACGGTAGTGGAGTACCAGGAGGAGAATGATCGGCTACGGAGACTGCTGCGGATCACACCGGAGATAAAACTATGTCGAATAG actccatgcagctctctgtctctgaagaggaggttccccctgagcagcagcactgtgagcaggagtggagccccagtctggggcAGGAGGACCCAGAGCTCATACAGATGAAAGAGGAACTCAGGACcagtcaggaggaagagcagcttcaagGGCTCTTTGATACCAAAGACTTCAAATTCATTCCTTCAGGTGTGAAAAGTGAATGGGATCAGAAGGACCCACTTTGGTCCTTGACTCTTCCCCAAACTCAGActgtggagaacagagagagtgactCTAAACCAGTGGATCTCAAACCTTTTGGCACTGTGACCCACCTAAAGGGTCTTGACATTCCCTGTGACCCTCCAGATAATCAGAACAATGCCTCCAGCCACAGCTCAGCCATAAGCAGTGACCCAGTAGAACTTGACAGCAGCCCACCATTGGATCCCAGCCCACCATTGGATCCCAGCCCACCATTGGATCCCAACCCACCATTGGATCCCAACCCACCATTGGATCCCAGCCTACCATTGGATCCCAGCCCACCATTGGATCCCAGCCCACCATTGGATCCCAGCCCACCATTGGATCCCAGCCCACCATTGGATCCCAGCCCACCATTGAAGAAACACTGTTCCAAACCCAGCACCACGTCTAGAAAAACTCACCGCTGCCATAACTGTGGTGATACGTTTGCTCTGATAGCTGATCTGCAGTGGCATGTGACTCTTGCCAAGAACAGACCCAGCGAATGCCGTTACAACTCCACCAAAACgttacatctccacctgtaa